The sequence ccatatgagcaaaggctgaaggaactggtaTGTtgaatttggaaaagaggagatgcgggtggggggggaagaggggaggacgGGTAGACGTGAcagcggtcttcaaatacttgaaaggctgtcataaaaagatggagaaaagttgttctctctctccacaaagggcaggacaagaggcagtgggttcaaagTACAGCATAATAAATTTAGGTTAAATCTCAAGAAAAATTTCCGAACtttaagaacagtaggacaatggaacagactgtctagggaggttgtggaaactccttcactggaggttttcaaaaggagactggATAGGCATCTGAGTtgaatggtttagacacaacaaatcctgcattaaACCTTGCAGTCCCATCTTACCCTATGGTTTTATGATTCTGTTACATGAGAATTAAGGGTCACATTGAATCTGTGGGTTATAAAAGGGGCCATTGTGAAATTTGGGATACTGAATGGGATGGAGATGCTGGAATTTGGGGTGAAGTGGCTTTTTACTAATTACAAGATATCTGAATATGCTGGAAAATATGCTGGaaaaaatatatggaaaaagTTATGGCAGAGTCAGGAGTTGATGAGGTTGAAGCAGGTGGAAGATGAGAAACGGGCTAAAATAGTGAAGAGCGATAGGTTATCTATCACAACCAAGGTTAAATTTGGAAGGGAGATGTTGAAGGGGACCTGTCTGGACAAACAGGAGTGGAACCCAACGGTGAACAAAAACCAGTTACGAAATGGTCTGAGACAGAGTGTGATTCAGTCAGGGATGTTGGAAGCTGGAGTGGACAGAATTATTTCTCAGGTGGTGGATCCAAAACTAAACCACATCTTCAGGCcacaaaagaaagaggaaactgTGCCAGCTCTTCCACCAGAGCCTGAGAATCAGGATCCTCCTGTTCCATCCCAATATGCCTCGTAAGTGTGTTCCTGGTACTAAAAACAGCTGCAGTTGCAAAATACAAGTTTGGTTAGTTTGGGATTGGATAGATATAATAAGGGATAGAAGGCTAGATTATGTCAAAATTAATATCTCCTTTGTGGTGCTATCAGCTGATGCTGCAACTGATCTGGATGTACTGTGTTTATTAGTGTGAAAGTGGACAAGGTGCTGGAAGTTCTACTTCTATTTTATTCCTCTTGTGTTGCCAGTCTTAAGTAAATTCCTGTgttaattttttcattaaaaatctaAGATACAAAACATAATGGTGAAAACTCTTGTTATAGGACTACTCATTACCAGACTCTCCCCCTTCCCTATAAACAATAACTTTTGGATTGGTAGGAGCCCAATCAAAAGAGAAGGATTCTCATAATTTCAGTGAACTGTCTCAGGCAGTTGAGAGAGATGTGATCAATAGTGTCACCTTCAACACCAGGGCGAAGGAGAAGAAGGCTGTAGTGTGgatcagaaaaaaggaaaatcagcGTGAGAATCATGAAGTTAGTGTGGCATGGAAGGCAGGCCGAACCTTTTTGAGGAGGTTCTGTGGAGAAAGGGCAGATTTCTAGCTGCTGTGAGGAAACTAGATTGAGAAGAATTTTTGAGAAATGCAGTGGTAGTGACAGTCTTGATGGCATCAGAAAAGATGCTAGTGAACAGTGATATTGATTGATCACTGATATGAAGTGAGAGGAAGGGAGGAGTGTAAGACCCATCCTCCGGCAGCTCCATACTGCTCACAATATAGAGCACACAGCAAACTGcactttttcccctccctcccaattcCCCCTCTTTGAGAGGGGAGGTTGTCTTTTGGCATTTACGGAGAATAACCCTAATCCCTCTTTTCTTAATCCCTCCACAGTTTATTCTCATTAGTTGGGAAGGAGAGAGGTGGGAAGAGCTCTTGACCTTAGCTGTGTGAGCTCTGTTTCCTCCCTTCAGGGTTGCTTTCTGTCTCCTTGGCCAGCAGCTACTACTCAGTGTTTCCATCTCCTTCCTTTGCTACTATTCTCTGAATCTGTCAGCAATAGAAGGAAGATGTAGACAATGATCTGTGTGGTGCCAGTTGGCTACGGAGGCATAAAGTAACCTTGGAGGGCAAGGACAGAACTAAATCaccacagaagccaaaaactcCCTCTCCTTTTCACTCTGTCCCAGTCTGAGAAAGGAAACTGAGAAGGGAGGGATGAAGAAGAACTTGCAGGAATGATGATGAAAAGCTTGTTGCAGGGAAAGTAAGGCAATTGGGAAAGGAAAATGAAGGCGGAGGCTATAATACAGCACCTATAATTTTAGAATCCCCTCACATCTGTCAACAAGAATACTGGGAGAATCCACCCCCCTTCGAACTCCACAAACTAAAATTTAGCTCTTGAAACATATGACCTGTTCTCtctgatgtattttttaaaacaattctcaaaaaaattataattaagcAATGGCTTTGATGTGTCCCAATTTTGTCAGGGGGCCATCTTTCCATAATACTTCAGTAAATTGAAAATCTACCCCAGATGGTGAAAAAACTTATGGAAAATGTCTGTGTTCCTCATTTAATACTAGGGGACAATTAAACTTCATTGTCAGTTTGAATTGATGGCTGTAGCTTCCAAACTATTGAGCCTGTGCTAATAAATGCAACAGTTGTTCATAATTTGGCAGTGAATGACCTTTAAATGTAGATGTTTACTGAGGATATCCTTGGGGAACAATTTAACTTCAAAATGACACCCATGAGTACTTGTTATCAGTTAAATATGCTTCCTTTGTCAATAACAGAATAACAAATACTAGTTAGATTTCTAATGTTGATTCAGATACTGGGAAACCTGCTGAATAAATTAGTGCACATTTGATTTATATTGACCAAAAAATTTTACATTGGTATGTTGCAGGTCAAGATGACATCCATTTAAACACATTGTAGAGCAGAGAGGTCATGTTTGACTGACATATATGCTTACagtgtttttaattaactttttaataCTATTCCCCAAATTCCTTTTAAGTAACAGATTTTGTGGAAACAAGATAGATATGAATATATAATGCCTTCAAATATTGTGATGGTTTAAAAAGAAGTCCAGAGCCTTTATCTTGCCTATAAAATTATTGATGAGTTGGCTGAGCTTTACTCTAACATTTTTGGAACTACTACCGTGATAAATATGCTTTATATTGTGTATCTGTGCTCTTACTCCTTCATTTAAAAGACTGAATGAGAATCAAAGAAGCGAAGACCTGAACATTCCTCTGCATTAAGACTGACTATAGAGAAGCCAAGCTAGCAAATACTTGCTTACATGATTGTatcctctgtattttttttcaaacatggAAGGCTCTAGTGGTTTTGTAAGCCTAGGTGATTTCTGTGGGAGTGATTATACTAATTTATGTAAAAGTAGCATTCTAACACTTGTATTAAGCCTCTGAGCTGTGTGAACAAAATATTGCCATAAGCCTGAGCAGACTGAGTCTGACTTGAGTGTTCATTAAATTAATAAGTGCTGGGACTTCTTCTCCACCAGCCTATCTTCTGAGAGCTCCCTAAATATGACATTGTGTTACAAGTTATAACGAATCAGCAATGGAGAAGTTACTTGCTCCAATTCCATTGGATTTTCAAGAAAATGACACAAATATGAAGTCCATCTTAAACAacagttgggcatttttttctcATAGGCACAGCTGCAATGAAAGCATCTGAATGTCATAGAGTACAATTTCTCCATCTGGCAGTCCCAGCAGCACTGTAGGTACGTTATATTTGGGAAGAGGAAGAAGCTAAACAGGATTTGGCACATCAATCTCAAAGTAATGTAACACCAGAAAAATACTACTTATGAAACACAATTGTTTAATTTCTAATTTCTAAAGACAATATGAATCAGTTGATCTGTATATAATTGACTTAGAGACAGTTTATACCAAAGATGACTATGACTGAAAGAGATTTcagaaaatctgtgtgtgtgtgggtatttatacaaaaataatattttctctctttcctcctctgttttttttactttggatATTTGGCTGCAGTTTCGGTATAGCTAGTTAACTCTTTCTTCTGCATAGTCAGTTTTCCCTCATGTTTATTCGtagattttaaggtcaaaagggatcattatgatcagcTAGTCTGTTAAAGATAGAATAGATAACATTTTAATTTGGGCAAGAGACCTTAAAGAATGCCATGGAAAATTTGCCGAAGACCCCTATCACTGAACATGGGGAAATGAAagcaaaaacaatacaaaatctGTTTGAAAATTTATCTACGTATACATAGCAATCAGTTAAagaccaagagggatttttttctgaCTTGGGATGAGTGCTCAAATAATAGACATTAGCTCACTGGGATATCTGTAATCACTTGTGAAAGGCACAAACAAAGCTGATACAATGCCATGAAATTGTAGTGAAAAAGCTAGGAGGGTGTCCTGTTTGAATTTGTTTAAGAAACCACTGTGAATTGATTACTACTGTGAGTTCTTGGAGATTTCAGAACAGGTATACACAAGCAGCAGACTATGACTAACTGTAtcaagtgtcagagtagcagccgtgttagtctgtattcgcaaaaagaaaaggagtacttgtggcaccttagagactaacaaatttattagagcataagctttcgtgcatccgatgaagtgagctgtagctcacgaaagcttatgctctaataaatttgttagtctctaaggtgccacaagtactccctttctttttgtatcaagtgtggtgctggaacagtttttacagtgagggtgctgagagccattgaaccaaactgtaaaccctgtatacaatggaaaccacttcaagccaaggggtgcggcagcacccttagttccagcatctatgcaaAGTCAAAGTTTGGAAGGCCTTGAATTCCAGATGTTCTGACAATGGATCACAATTGTTAATTGTAGAACCTTAGGAATATTCTTCAGAAATAGCTAGTTGGTATTTTGGAGAAAAAATGATATGCTCAGAGAATTAAACAATAAAGCTATTCAGCGTGCATGACAGCAAAAATACATAAATCCATGTTGTAATGTAGGCTTTGTCTGTATTTGTAGTTTGAACTGATAAAAGTACTGTTGGCATAGTGCCATCAAAAAACTATTTTGGCAGAATGTGTTCAGACTAAGATACTTGTGCCAGCACGTTTTGTCCACACAGCATCAAGTAGAAATACAAGAGTAAAATGACTTTTCCACACAGATGCTAGTATACAGCCAGTTAAGGACTCTACTTCCCCAAAAGAACTGAGAAAATAccagtcttaggcctggtctacactagaaaattaagtctgCTTAACTGCATCATTCAAAAGTGTCAACAATGTatacccctgagcagcatagttaagctgacctaggtcaatggaagaattcttccattgacctagctactgcctgttGGGGAGGTGGTTTACCTGTGTCGATGGGAGAACCCATCTCATGGGCTTAGCTAGTGTCTACAccgaagtgctacagtggcatagctgcgcTGCTGTACTGTTTtaagagtagacatacccttacataTACAATCGAAAGAGAAACAaattatccattttttaaaaattatgacaaAAAACAGTGTCCTGCTTGCCAGCTAAGCTTATTAATCCTAAGAACAGATGATGTTAATTGAGCTTTGAACTTTTGTAGTAGTCTGCACTGAACCCGATTTGCTGGTGGAATGAGCACTCCCCCTCATATTTCAATCAACTTTAACCACTCAAGATTTGTAAATGGAAAAGACTTTCAATGCGATAGTCATCACTAGTCTACTTTGGAATAGATACTGAATGAGAAGTGACACCAGAACTCTGTCATAGACACACtgcatgtttttaaatattattatttatttgtataacagtactaCCTACAGGTCCCACTTAAGACAGGGGCCTCTAGATGAGAATCACGTAAGTCTCATTTTCCTTGGCATAGGAGTTATAAAGATCACTCTTAAAATATGATCGTCTGTTGCTGGGGTTGATACTTGTCTTCCTCActgtggatgttgtgaagattaGTTAATGTTCGTAAATATCACTTCCCATGTGGTAGCTAGTGCTATATCAGGAGATTGACCTAACATACTTTGCTTTGACTTATTGTAGAGGTGAAGATGGTATGGAACTTGACtgtagatgatttttttttctcccatcaaAGTAGCatgaaaattgtttaaaaaattaatgaaataaattaattctattttttctgttttgtctcaGTCTAATTGATTCATTGTTTAAAGGAATTCAGTTTTTAAACCTGTGCAGAAAATATTCATACACTGCAGTATATTCAGTTTGGagaataattaaatttaaagctTCCCCCCATCATCTTGTGTATATAAGCACAAATTAAGAATCCTGATTATGTGGTGAAACAATCAATTGGGTGGCAGTGAGTATTTATTGATTACAGAGAAGCTACTTTTATGAAATGTGATCAGATGCATTTCAGCTGACTGGCTTTACTCCTGGTCTTGCACAGATCTCTGGGGGTTTTTTGTTCCCCCTTCCCACTTTTCTGACATCAGAATCTCTCCGGGAGCTGGAAGAAGCATGCCTGGCCACTCCTGAAGCCAAGCTATGGTGATTGTTGCAATCTGACTTGACTCTCTTGATGCTTTTGAGGTGGGAAGAAGAATGGACATGctaattttatttagattttaggTTAATGGATTAATAGCTGTATTGTAATGTCATTCAGTTTTCCAAAAATATTGCAGTTGCTTACAAGTTTTAAACGAACTCATCTCATAAAGACCAAAGTAAAGTAAATTTGGATGTTGTAGGCCAAGTTATTGTGGAATTGAACAGAAAAGAGGAATGAGATGTTTCCTTAACCCCCATAATATTTTTCCTCTCAATTTATCTTCTTGCTTGAGTGTCAAAGCATccagacaaaatattttgatgtttacTTCCTCTCCCAAGTCTCTCATGGCTCAGCAGTATTCCTGTGGATTCAAATATCCCTATCTTCTTTCTTGATCTGTTCTTCAATAGTTCTAGAGGTCTCAAATCTTTGTCTGTCAGATCTTCCATGCAggttttcagtatttttattcAAACATCACTGATGTCTATGGCCCAGACTTTCAATAATCTTCCTGCAAAGCCAGGTTTTCCAGCAAAATGAATTAATTGCCTCTCGCTCCAAACATCCTACATCGCAAAACTAACATGACTTCTTAGTTTTTCTACTGCTTTGCATTTGCCACTGGTGCCCAGTCTAAAGAACTAAACAAATGTGGCACAAATATGAAGTTCTAGgcagtttttcttctttgaaatatatattttttaatttgccgATGTCATATCACTCAGTTTTGACAAATTACCTGTGAACAGATGAGCAGGAAGGAAAACTTTAACAGAGTTTCGGTGTGCATTTCAAAGATACAACAGTGGTTGAAGAAATTAGGTATAGCTGCAGAATTTTCAAGAGTGAGGAAAAAGCCCTAATATGCTATGTTTAAATAACAAGAGCCAAAAATGGTCAAGTCAAAAATATCCTTTTAACAAAAAGAATTCCAAACCAAGTGATACCAAAAATagaattttacaaatataaaaagaTCTGACACTTCAATAATCTTTGCTGGTTTATATGTGCATTCctggtttattttaaattcagCCTTCTTGTTCTCTTCATTGATCATCGATgcatcttaaaaatattttatcattcctATGTAATTGATCAGAATTTTATGTAAACTCTGGACTGTGAACTTAGATTTCTGGAGGAACACTTATTTTTATGATAACGTTAAATTGACTTCATTATTGAAGTGTCAGAAGATTTCTTGAAGCAGTTTTGTGTTCACATGACAGCCTCCAGTACGTAAAGAAGCTTTTATGTGTTGCTACCTATTTTGATGACATAGTTTTTCTGTGGCTTTTAAATATGCATGAAATGGATGATTCCTAAtagtacatttttacatttatctGTTGCATAAACACCTGTGACTTAACAAGGCAGTCGTTTCATGGTGGAAGTTGTTtcaaattttttatttcagaacacTGAATTGCAATATTTCAGAATGCTTTCATGACCACAATTAGATCATTTTCTTACATTATATATTTACAAAGTCCACATAATTCTGTGTAGGTCACCATACAAAGTGTGCTGGGAGAGTTTATTATGGAAATATTATATTTCAAGCTTCAAAGGGGCTGGAGAGAAGTGTATGGGTCCATGTATGTGTGTAAAACAAGGCTGGCCATTTCCAGAGTAAtagttgtttgtttattttagaagATAAAACAGTCTTCATGCTGGGATTACTCGGACATGTGGGGAATATATTATACAGTAGTAAGActcaactatttttttctttactcttgGTACCAGCTTGCTATGATATGTATTTATGGAAGATAAATATGGAGGATACTTCTGATCATTGTtaatctggattttaaaagagATTGTTTTCCCTTACCATTTCTGTTATCCCTTTATTTTGGGATAAAATTATTTAATGGTAAAGTTAAGATCTTAATTTCAACATTAATAACATTCTAAATATAGTTTTAACTGCTAGAAAGAAATGGCCATGTGAGGTCTCTTTATTAATTGGTAAAAATTTACTTCCTTGAGTTTCCTTGGTTTTTATTAGTTGTTATTAAAGGAATTTTGTCTCCCTCTTCCGATGAGCTGGAGCTAAATATGTGTAGAACCAAATAAAGGCAACTTGCTGTTTTCTTGATAGAGGGTAAGGAATTTTGACAGGAACCTTTGAGTTTGATGTCAATTAATACAGTGTAGCTCAAAGCCAAAAGTTCATCTTCTGTAAGTTAGTCACATGGTTAAATCTGCAAGAGCTACCTTTATTCTTGTGCTCTTTCTTTTTCCATCCaaataaatgacatttttaatttaattggtttccaattttttaaatacTCAGTAATGATCAACATAACATGTACCAGAGCAAAACATTCTCCTGAGCTCCTTCAAGGTTGGAGTAGTAGATTTTTTAATGCTTCATAAAATATACAGTGACTTTGATTGTGAAGAATACCTTGAGTCTAAGACGGCTACCAACAACATGCAGcagattcaaaattattttctgctAGTTGCACACTGAATTGCCAAAACTTGTTCAtttgaaggggggtggggggaagtaatGACAGATGTAACCATTATCTTTTAGGGGCTAAGAACTTAATGGCCCATTTCTCAAATGAGTTTTTACAATAACTTGATAGCTGTATCACATCCTTCAGTGAAGAGCTCATGGACTTTCCTGCATGGTTATTTCCAACCGCAACTCTTCTAACAAGCTCCCAACGTTGTTTTTGCTTATAAAAGTGGAAATGGACCTGATAAAAATGTTTAGTCTGCAGGACAGTGTTTTATTTATCGTATCACAAAAGAACAATGTTTTGTTGCATTGTGGTCAAAATAGAAGTGACCTTGCTTGTTCACGAGTGTTTGAAGCCTAGAGATAAGAGGTGCAGAATAATAGAGTACAATGGAAAGAGTGTAGTGTAATTATTTGTGGCTTGTCAAGTGAAGCCCTTTCAGTCCCCAAGTGATTCAAATCTGGGAACTCTGCACAATTCTGTAAACTAACCATAGCCAGCATCAGAGAAATCTCGCCCAGCTTCTCCGACAGTACTGAAATTGCATCAGTTTGTCATGCACTGAGCATGCCAGCGCCACACAATATCATTTGCTTGCAAATGGGCCTAGCCCTAAAGCCCTGAGACACATTCTTTGGTATCTGACTCTTGGCCTGTGATTTGTCATGTCTCTGGTGCTATCAGCATGAAGTAATTTTAATAGATTCTGATGGTTTGCTTGTGGAAGGCAAAGAATGCACTGTAGATTGTGTCAGGTAACTTTCTGTGGCATGTAACATGGTAGAGGCTCTCAGGCTGGTGATAGCGAAACAAAACGAGTATGGAGAAAAAAGGAAGCTATTTTGTGTGGTATTATTAAAAACTGGTATGGACAGCTTTGGTAACTCTTCTCagcattttcaattattttgttgcTTAAGTTTTGCTCATGTGTAAATAAGAACCCTTTTTCTGTTAATGGTTTGTCATCTTCAGTTGCAAACTGTAAAAATGAATCAATGATATTGTCTCTTGCCACCCAAGCAGAACAACTGCTGAAGTCTGAGATGtagaaaataaaatttttcaaAGACTGAAACTGTATGTGTTGGTACATAATGTAAGGCAAAAATCTTTGTTAAAGTCAATATTAACAATGTAAAGGTTTGGGATTTTTTGAGTGAACCATATATTCACTAGCATATTAGTACCAGGCTTCCCCTTGCAGAAACTTTTTACACTGCAATACCCCTTATTTGCATCGCATAAAACTGAGATTTTATTAACCCACTGTAGTGCAGAGATTACATGGAATTAATCACTTAATAGATTCTGGATATAGTAATTATGGAAATTGTTCCAGAAATTGGATCTTTTAACTTATTTAGAACAATTCAGCCACTTAATGAAATAAGTAAATGGCATATTTTGTGCTCATCTTTGAAACCactaaaatgaaattattttgccATTGACAACTCTGTTCTttgcatcatttttttttcaactgacTGCCTTAATTGATTACTTCTATGATGTTAGAGTCTACAGCATAAATCTCCAGAATTCTGCTGACACCAATTGGTTACCGTAAAAGTGCTAATGTTAGTGATTTCATCCAAGAAATATTCAAAACTGAGTCAGTAATCTGTTGCTAAAAACTGTCAGATCATTGACTCCTGTTGTTTTGGACATGCCAGTGTTGATGAACAGGGACTTCTCTGGAGAGCAAAACAAATTTCTTTTAGTcctgtggaaagaacatttttctgttttcgTGCTGTACATTAGTGTGGagtacatacacacacttttaatttttatctgatcgtttcaaaaatgtttttattaatattcATTGTATCTCTGTGGAATTCACACAAGGAGTGCTCAGACACAGACCATTTCTTCTGACTTTTCCCTAGGTGATGTCTGACAGGAAAGTGACTCTGAGCTGCCCTGCAGCAAAGCAAGTCTTCATGAGTCTTTGTTAATTCCTTACCCGCCTCACCCTCTACAGGGGTTTAGCAGCTTGCCTTATCTAAGTGAATGTTAAAATGAGGTTGGATTTTCCTATCTTTAGTATTTACTCTGAATATATTTagaatactgtactgtattataAAGCCCCTAGGAAGTATTTTGGATTGCAATCTGAATTAGTGTTCAGTAACATAAAAGCAAAAGATGAAGGAAGTGTTTTGTCTTTAAGTTTGAAGTAGGATGTGCATGGAGAATTCCATGTCTTTCATTTCTATTGCATTTCCATGAATGTTTTGAGGGATAGTATAGTTTTCCTAAATTAATGTGCAGGTTGTTATAGTATGATGTGTATTGAGAGTGTGTGTTAATAGATACATAAATAAAACCAGTTCTTCCTTGTTCCCTAATACCAAACCAGAGTACCATGTTATACTGTCAACTAGTGGTGGGAGGCACAGCATGGAAGATCACTTTATAAACGTAATACTACATCTGTTTCATCAGAGACAGAATAACAGGAAGCAGCAAAAGAACCAATTAATCAGCCAGTTTAATCTCCTGATAAGTGCAAGGGGGGAAAGTGTATATGTGCATGTCAGACCTGGCTACATTGGCAGACTGAAAAAATGGCAtgaaatgtatgtatggaaaCTTTATGGAAGTTTTAGAGACCCAAAGTGGGAGTCCCACTGCACAATCTCCCTAATCCAGTGTTTATCTCCACACAATCCTCAATCCTCCCCTCATAgtccaacaatttttttttccttccccactccgtTAATTCTTTTTCTCATTAATTctatcccttcctgcagcctatTAGGTCTGCTACATGGTAGTTctattccctcctctccccactcagCCCATGCTTCACATAAACATTGAGCTGGGCTCCCTGTTCCTCCTCTTGCTGTTATTTCTATTGCTGCCACTCTCACCATCTCTTCTCCTCCTGTTGGGTTCTCAGGACTTCCAGCCCTCAGCTCTGTCTGAGTCTTACTGAAGGACAAGGGAAAGCTGATGACAAGGAGgcaggctagggtgaccagatagcaagtgtgaaaaattgggatggtggtggggagtaataggcacctatataagaaaaaacctcgaatattgggactgtccctataaaattgggatagcTGGTCACCCTAAGGCAGGCTGATTGACTCTGGAAGGAAGGCAGAGTAGCCAGCCATGGGAAGCTGAATAGTAGGGGAGAGTAGG is a genomic window of Dermochelys coriacea isolate rDerCor1 chromosome 5, rDerCor1.pri.v4, whole genome shotgun sequence containing:
- the LOC119856255 gene encoding biorientation of chromosomes in cell division protein 1-like; its protein translation is MEMLEFGVKWLFTNYKISEYAGKYAGKNIWKKLWQSQELMRLKQVEDEKRAKIVKSDRLSITTKVKFGREMLKGTCLDKQEWNPTVNKNQLRNGLRQSVIQSGMLEAGVDRIISQVVDPKLNHIFRPQKKEETVPALPPEPENQDPPVPSQYAS